The bacterium genome includes the window CCGCATCAAGAGCACCCTCGGCCTGCCCGTGCGCAACTTCCCCGTCGAGGCCCAGGTGCTCGAACGCCTGCGCGCGGGTTGCGCCGAGCGCGGCCTGGACCCCGAGGTAGGCGAGGCCCTGGCCGGTCTGCTCATCGATCACGCCGTGAAGCTCCAGGCCGGCCTCGTCGATCGCGCGGCCGGCGGCGAGCGTGGCGAGGCCGTGGTCGTCGGTGGCCGGGGCAAGATGGGCCGCTGGCTCTGCGGCTACCTGCGGGCGGGCGGCCATCGGGTGCGCGTGCTCGATCCCGCCGCGAGCCCCGGCGAGGCGGACAGCATCGCCGATCTCGAGGCCGCCGCCGGCGCCGACCTGCTCGTGCTCGCCACGCCGATTGCGAGCATCCCCGCGCTGCTCGCGGCGCTGGACTCGGCGCGCCATCGCGGCCTCGTGCTCGACATCGCCTCGCTGAAGTCGCCGCTGGTCGCACCCCTGCGCGCTGCGGCCGCGCGCGGCCTGCGCGTGGCCAGCGTGCATCCCATGTTCGGGCCGAGCGCCACCCACCTCATCGGCCGCAACGTGCTCTTCTGCGACTGCGGCGACCGGGCCGCGCTCGCGGCGGCCCCGCAGCTCTTCGTCGGCGTCGGCGCCCAGCTCGTGGAGCTGCCGCTCGAGGAACACGACCGTCGCATGGGCTACGTGCTGGGCCTCGCGCACCTCGTGAACATCCTCTACGGGCGCGTGCTGGGCGCCAGTGGACTGGACTACCGGCGCCTGGGCGAAGCGGCCTCGACCACCTTCGCCAAGCAGAATGCCACCGCCCGCGATGTGCTGCGCGAGAACCCCGACCTCTACTTCGAGATCCAGCAGCTCAACGCCAACACGCCTGCCCTCGCCGCGCAGCTTCACACCGCGCTCGACGAGACTCTCGGCGCCGTCGCGCGGGGCGATCGGGAGGCCTTCCGCCGCATCATGGACGCAGGCCGCACTTTCTTCTTGGGAGGATGATGATGAGGACACTCGGTGCCCGGACGCCGGGCTCTGCCCTGAACGCCGCCGCATTCCTCGGCCCGATGCGCGTGCCATTCCTGGCGCTGGTGCCCGCTTGCGTGCTGCTCGGCGTCGCCTGCGCCGCCCTGCGCGGCCCCATCGCCTGGGGCGACGCGCTGCTCGCCCTGCTCGGCGGGCTGGCCGCGCACATCGCCGTCAACGCCCTGAACGAGTGGGACGACTTTCGCAGCGGCGTGGACCTGCGCACAGAGCGCACGCCCTTCAGCGGCGGCAGCGGCACGCTGCCCGCGCATCCCGAGGCCAGCCGCGTGGCGCTGGGCATTGCGCTCGCCGCACTGCTGGTAACGGCCGCCGTGGGGCTGCGCTTCCTGCTGCGTTGGGGCTGGGGCCTGCTGCCGCTCGGCCTGCTCGGCCTGCTCACAATCGTCCTCTACACGCGCTGGCTCACGCGCTCGCCGCTGCTCTGCCTGCTGGCACCGGGCCTCGGCTTCGGCCCCTGCATGGTGATGGGCACGGACTACGCGCTGACCGGCTCGTACAGCGCGGCGGCCGGCGTCGCCTCGCTGGTGCCCTTCTTCCTCGTCAGCAATCTGTTGCTGCTGAACCAGTTCCCCGACGTCGCGGCCGACGCGGCCGCGGGGCGCCGCCACCTGATCATCGCGCACGGGATGGAGGCCGGCGTGCGCGTCTACGGGCTCTTCCTCGCCGGCGCCTACCTGAGCCTCGCCGCCGGCGTCGGGCTCGGCGTGCTGCCCTGGCCGGCCCTGCTCGGCCTGCTGACCGCGCCCCTCGCCTTCGCCGCCTGGCAGGGCGCGCGGCGTCACCACGCGAACGCGCCCGCGCTGATCCCCGCGATGGGCCAGAACGTGCTTATCAACCTGGCCACGCCCGCGCTCGTCGCCCTCGGCATCTTCCTGGGGCGCTAGCGGCGCATCTGGTAAACTCGGCCCATGCCCGAGCGATTCGTCAGCGAGGCCATCGTCCCCGAGGCCGGCGGCTTCGATGCCGTGGCCATGGCCACGGGCGAACCGGCGCCGCCCGCGCGCTTTTGCTGGCGGGGCCGCGAGTTCACGGTCGTCGAGCAAGTGGAGAGCTGGCGGGAGCTCACGCCGCGCAGCTTCGAGAGCGAACAGTACCTGCGGCGCCACTGGTTCCGCCTGCGCACGGCCTGCGGGGCGACGCTCGTCATCTACTTCCAGCGGCGCGCCCGCGATGCGGGGCGCGGGCCGCGCTGGTGGCTCTACACGATCGAGGAAGCCTAGAGCAGGATCAGCTTCACGCTTGCCTCGTGGCCGTCCGCCACGAAGCGCGCGAAATAGACGCCGGCCGCCTGCCG containing:
- a CDS encoding bifunctional chorismate mutase/prephenate dehydrogenase; amino-acid sequence: RIKSTLGLPVRNFPVEAQVLERLRAGCAERGLDPEVGEALAGLLIDHAVKLQAGLVDRAAGGERGEAVVVGGRGKMGRWLCGYLRAGGHRVRVLDPAASPGEADSIADLEAAAGADLLVLATPIASIPALLAALDSARHRGLVLDIASLKSPLVAPLRAAAARGLRVASVHPMFGPSATHLIGRNVLFCDCGDRAALAAAPQLFVGVGAQLVELPLEEHDRRMGYVLGLAHLVNILYGRVLGASGLDYRRLGEAASTTFAKQNATARDVLRENPDLYFEIQQLNANTPALAAQLHTALDETLGAVARGDREAFRRIMDAGRTFFLGG
- a CDS encoding prenyltransferase; the encoded protein is MRVPFLALVPACVLLGVACAALRGPIAWGDALLALLGGLAAHIAVNALNEWDDFRSGVDLRTERTPFSGGSGTLPAHPEASRVALGIALAALLVTAAVGLRFLLRWGWGLLPLGLLGLLTIVLYTRWLTRSPLLCLLAPGLGFGPCMVMGTDYALTGSYSAAAGVASLVPFFLVSNLLLLNQFPDVAADAAAGRRHLIIAHGMEAGVRVYGLFLAGAYLSLAAGVGLGVLPWPALLGLLTAPLAFAAWQGARRHHANAPALIPAMGQNVLINLATPALVALGIFLGR
- a CDS encoding cytoplasmic protein, whose translation is MPERFVSEAIVPEAGGFDAVAMATGEPAPPARFCWRGREFTVVEQVESWRELTPRSFESEQYLRRHWFRLRTACGATLVIYFQRRARDAGRGPRWWLYTIEEA